The genomic interval CGTCTTCAGCAATAATCAGCAGTGGCTTGCCAGCCTGCATGACCTTTTCCAGCAGCGGCAAAAGCTCCTTGATGTTGGAGATCTTGCCGGAAACTAGAAGGATGTATGGGTCTTCTAGAACAGCCTCAAGGCGCTCCATGTCAGTAGCAAAGTAGCCGGAGATGTAGCCCTTATCAAAGCGCATACCCTCGGTCACCTCAAGGTCAACGCCAAAGGTGTTGGATTCCTCAACGGTGATGACGGATTCCTTGTTCAGGGTTCCGTTGCCTACTGCATACATAGCCTTGGCGATCTGAGCGCCAATTGCTGGATCAGCAGCAGAAATACCAGCGGTCGCAGCGATCTGCTCCTCGGTCTCTACTTCTTTAGCGTTCTGCAGAAGGTTTTCGGTCACCTTAGCCACAGCCTGCTCAATGCCGCGCTTGATCCCCATTGGGTTAGAGCCCGCAGCGACGTTGCGCAGACCCTCGCGGACAAGTGCCTGAGCCAGAACAGTAGCGGTGGTGGTGCCGTCGCCGGCAACGTCGTCAGTCTTCTTAGCGACTTCCTTAACCAGCTCAGCGCCGATCTTCTCGTACGGGTCCTCGAGCTCAATTTCGCGAGCGATAGAGACACCGTCGTTGGTGATGGTCGGGGCGCCCCAGCTCTTTTCTAGAACAACGTTACGACCCTTAGGTCCGAGCGTGACCTTAACCGCATCAGCCAAGGTATTCAGGCCCTTTTCAAGGCCCCGGCGTGCTTCCTCATCAAAGGCAATGATCTTTGCCATGAAAGTTTGTGCTCCTTATATATAGGACGACACTCACGTCTCGACGTTCCAGCAGGCGCCCGCGACGGCACGGTGGGCCGAGTGTAAACCAACCTCACCCGCTGATATGTCTCGAAAGTTTCGTTTTATCTAGCACTCTAACGATCAAAGTGCTAACCACCGTTTTAGCAGTCTCCCCATGCGAGTGCAAGATCGTTCTACACTGGGCACCATGATTGCAGACATCGTTAATAAGGTACGTCCGCTCGTCGAGAAGCAAAGGGACGCCATATTCAAGGATCTCAGCGAGATCACGTCCTACAACTCTGTGCACTCCACTCCAGAATGCACCGACGACCATGCCGCCGCATGCGCATGGGTCGTGGATGCGCTGACCAAAGCAGGACTAGAGGTAACCGAATACCCCTACGACGGCGGAGCCACCACTGTACTGGGCACAAAGAAGGCCGTCGGGGACGCACCTACCGTACTGCTGTACTCGCACTATGACGTCGTACCCGCCGGTGATCCCGCCGACTGGATCAGCGACGCCTTTACGCTTACCGAACGCAACGGACGCTGGTACGCCCGCGGCGCCGCCGATTGCAAAGGCAACCTCGTGATGCACCTCGCCGTGCTGCGCGCGATACAGGAACTCGGCGGCACGGATCTAGGCATCACTTTCCTCGTCGAAGGATCCGAGGAACAAGGCGGCGCAGAACTTAGCTCGCTTATCCACACCCAGCCCGAGCTCTTCCAATCAGATGTCATCCTCATCGCAGATTCCGGCAACCAGGAAGTAGGCGTTCCGACGCTCACCACCACCCTTCGTGGCGGCGCACAAATCACGGTTACGCTCAAAACTCTGAATGCCGCAGTCCATTCCGGTAGTTTTGGCGGGGCCGCCCCCGACGCCGCTGCAGCGCTTATCCGACTGTTGGACTCACTCAAAGACGAGCACGGCCGCACCGTCATAGACGGCGTAGATTGCTCCGCGCGATGGCCAGGAGGAACTTATGATCGCGAAAGCTTCCGCGCCGATTCCACCATGCTTGACGGCACGCAGATCATGGGAGCCGACGAAGATAACCCTGCAGACATGGTCTGGGCACGTCCAGCTATTTCCATCACAGGTTTTACCTCCACCCCGGTAGACAAAGCAGTCAACGCAGTCCCACCCGTGGCCAGCGCACGACTCAACCTCCGCGTACCACCAGGACTCAAAGCCACCGACGTTGCAGAAGCTCTTATTGCACACCTCAAAGCCCATGTTCCGTGGGGAGCACATATTGAAGCCAGCTACGACGATGCAAATGAACCATTTGAAGCCAAAATCGACGGCCCGGCAATGTCTCACTTCAACGCTTGCCTAGCCAACGCCTATGGCAAAGAAGATACCGTACATATCGGCTCGGGTGGTTCCATCCCACTATGCTCTGAGCTCCTAGGAATCATGCCGCATGCAGAACTGGCACTTTTTGGCGTAGAAGAGCCACAATCCACGATTCACTCCCCCAACGAGTCCGTAGATCCCAATGAAATCCGCGATATTGCAGTCGCAGAAGCCTCTTTCCTACTGACATACGGAAAATAGCCTCAACCAGGAAACCCCGCAGGCGATATTGGTCGTTGCCTGCGGGGTTTCTGTGTGAGGAGCTACGCCTTCCGACTCTTTTGTTGTTTTTGAGAACGCTAGCGGACACGTGACGCACAAAACCCCAGGTTGTGTTTTTTAGCGTTCTCAAAAACGACACCACCCCCGAACTCAAAAACCCTTGCGGCTCAACCACATCCCCGTTAGCATCGCAGGTGTGATCCACATCATTGGTTTCTCTCAGCGTGCACAGCAAGTGCTCGTGGCCCCAGTAGCGGCCC from Corynebacterium ulcerans carries:
- a CDS encoding dipeptidase, whose amino-acid sequence is MIADIVNKVRPLVEKQRDAIFKDLSEITSYNSVHSTPECTDDHAAACAWVVDALTKAGLEVTEYPYDGGATTVLGTKKAVGDAPTVLLYSHYDVVPAGDPADWISDAFTLTERNGRWYARGAADCKGNLVMHLAVLRAIQELGGTDLGITFLVEGSEEQGGAELSSLIHTQPELFQSDVILIADSGNQEVGVPTLTTTLRGGAQITVTLKTLNAAVHSGSFGGAAPDAAAALIRLLDSLKDEHGRTVIDGVDCSARWPGGTYDRESFRADSTMLDGTQIMGADEDNPADMVWARPAISITGFTSTPVDKAVNAVPPVASARLNLRVPPGLKATDVAEALIAHLKAHVPWGAHIEASYDDANEPFEAKIDGPAMSHFNACLANAYGKEDTVHIGSGGSIPLCSELLGIMPHAELALFGVEEPQSTIHSPNESVDPNEIRDIAVAEASFLLTYGK